The following nucleotide sequence is from Pseudomonas sp. RC10.
TGATGCCGCCCTTGAGCTGCTCGGCGATGGCGATGTCGGTGCCATCGCGCACGAAGTCTTCGTCGACCCACTTGCCTTCGGCCGGCCAGATGTGGTCCTGCAGCCAGGTCATCAGCGGCAGGTCATCGGCCAGCCCGCGGAAGAGGGTCATCGCCGCATGGCCGTGGGCGTTGATCAGGCCGGGGCTGAGCAGCATACCGGGGAGCTCGCGCACTTCCAGGGCGTTTTGCCGCAAGGCTTCGGCCTTGGGGCCGATATACGCGATGAGGCCGTCACGAATGCCGATTCCGTGTTGTGGCAACACGACGCCAGCGGGTTCGACCGGCACCAGCCAGTCCGGCAGGAGCAAGAGGTCGAGCGGGGCAGCGGAATCAGGCATGGGAACGGGCTTCCAGTGGCGCGATACAGGGACGGCGAAGTATACCCGAGCGTCTTGGCGGGCGGCTCGCTATAATCGGCGGCTTTTTCAGCTGCTGGCCTTTTGATTTCTGGCATCCGAAACAAATTGTGGGAGCGAGCGAGCTCGCGAAAGCCAAGGTTCGATCACCGCAATGATTCGAATGTTCTGAGCGCCCTGGTATTTAAAATTCATCATGTGGGGTGTGCAATGCGCGATCAGTTACTGGCCGCAGAAAAGGTCAAGGCCATCGAGTGGCGGGATGGCACGCTGTACCTGCTGGATCAGCGCGTGCTGCCCTTCGAGCAGACGTGGCTGGCCTATCACACCGCTGAAGGGGTCGCCGAAGCCATCCGCACCATGGTCGTGCGCGGCGCGCCTGCCATCGGCATTGCGGCGGCCTATGGCCTGGTTCTTGGTGTCTTCGAGCGCTACGCCCAGGGCGGCCACTGGCAAATGGCGCTGGAAGAGGATTTCGATCTATTGGTCAACGCTCGACCCACGGCCGTCAATCTGTTCTGGGCGCTGAATCGCATGCGCGAGCGCTTGTATCGGATCAAAGAGGGCGACGACCCGCGTCCGGCCATGGAAGCCGAGGCGGCAGCGATTCACCTCAGCGACCGTGAAGCCAACCTGACCATGGCGCAGCTCGGCGTGGACCTGATTCGCAAGCATCAGGGCAACCTGCAAACCGTGCTGACCCATTGCAACGCCGGCGCGCTTGCGACGGGCGGATTCGGCACGGCCCTCGGCGTGATTCGCGCTGCCTATATAGAAGGCATGATCGAGCGCGTGTACGCCGATGAAACCCGCCCCTGGCTGCAAGGCTCGCGCCTGACCGCCTGGGAGCTGGCCAATGAAGGCATCCCGGTGACCGTAACCGTTGATTCGGCGGCTGCGCACCTGATGAAAACCAAGGGCCTGACCTGGGTCATCGTCGGCGCCGACCGCATCACCGCCAATGGGGATGTTGCGAACAAGATCGGCACCTATCAATTGGCCGTCGCGGCAATGCACCACGGCGTGCGTTTCATGGTGGTCGCGCCGAGTTCGACCATCGACTTGAACCTCGCCACCGGTGAAGACATTCCCCTCGAAGAGCGCGACGGCAGCGAGATTCTGAACGTAGGCGGCCAGCGCCTCGGCGCCGAGGTCGACGCGTTCAATCCGGTGTTCGACGTGACGCCTGCGGACCTGATCGACGCCATCGTGACTGAAAAAGGCATCGTCGAACGTCCGGATACGGCAAAAATAGCCCAGCTGATGTGCCGTAAACGCTTGCATTGATCACTTAGTCGCAGGCGCTACCGGCCAGCCGGGTCAGCGCTAAAGGGGCCTGTGAGCGCTTCTCAGGCCGCTGATGGCGAAATGGCGTGTTTGCAGGGCGCTCAAATGCTGCGTGTCCGACGACGATTGTGGTAACATCCGGCGGTTTCCAAGGGGGCGCATTGCGGCCCCCTTCACTGCGCAAATCCATGGCTTAACTCGCTGATTTGTCGTAAGTCGTCGCCAGGCAATCGCCGGCGGCGGCGAGCTTCGTTCATCCCGGATGGATGTGCGAGGTTTCACCAGAAAAAGGAATCGAGCTTCTCATGGGCGAACTGGCCAAAGAAATCCTACCGGTCAATATCGAAGACGAGCTGAAGCAGTCCTACCTCGACTACGCGATGAGCGTCATCGTCGGACGAGCTCTGCCCGATGCGCGCGACGGCTTGAAGCCCGTGCACCGGCGTGTACTGTACGCAATGAGCGAACTGGGTAACGACTGGAACAAGCCGTACAAGAAATCCGCCCGTGTGGTCGGTGACGTCATCGGTAAGTATCACCCTCACGGTGACACTGCGGTCTACGACACCATCGTACGTATGGCCCAGCCTTTCTCCCTGCGCTACCTGCTGGTAGACGGTCAGGGCAACTTCGGTTCGGTGGACGGCGATAACGCCGCGGCCATGCGATACACCGAAGTGCGCATGACCAAGCTGGCCCACGAACTGCTGGCGGACCTGCACAAGGAAACCGTCGACTGGGTGCCCAACTACGACGGCACCGAACAGATCCCGGCGGTCATGCCGACCCGTATTCCCAACCTGCTGGTCAACGGTTCCAGCGGTATTGCCGTGGGCATGGCGACCAACATTCCGCCGCACAACCTCGGCGAAGTCATCGACGGTTGCCTGGCGCTGATCGACAACGGCGACCTGACCGTTGACGAACTGATGCAGTACATTCCCGGCCCTGACTTCCCGACAGCGGGCATCATCAACGGCCGTGCCGGTATCGTCGAAGCCTACAAGACCGGTCGCGGCCGCATTTACATGCGCGCCCGCTCCCTCGTCGAAGACATCGACAAGGTCGGCGGTCGCCAGCAGATCGTCATCACCGAGCTGCCGTATCAGCTGAACAAGGCGCGTCTGATCGAGAAGATCGCCGAGCTGGTGAAAGAGAAGAAGCTCGAAGGCATCACTGAGCTGCGCGATGAGTCCGACAAGGACGGCATGCGCGTGGTCATCGAGCTGCGTCGCGGCGAAGTGCCTGAGGTCATCCTCAACAACCTCTACGCCCAGACTCAGCTGCAAAGCGTATTCGGCATCAACATCGTTGCGCTGATCGACGGCCGCCCACGGATCCTCAACCTCAAGGACCTGCTGGAAGCCTTCATTCGTCACCGCCGCGAAGTCGTCACCCGTCGCACCGTGTTCGAACTGCGCAAGGCTCGCGAGCGTGGTCACATCCTCGAAGGCCAGGCCGTTGCCCTGTCGAACATCGACCCGGTCATCGAACTGATCAAGGCGTCGCCGACTCCCGCTGAAGCGAAGGAAGGCCTGATCAATACGCCGTGGGAATCGAGCGCCGTGGTCGAGATGGTCGAGCGCGCAGGCGCCGAATCGTCCCGCCCGGAAAACCTCGACCCGCAATACGGTCTGCGTGACGGCAAGTATTTCCTGTCGCCGGAACAGGCACAGGCGATTCTGGAACTGCGTCTGCACCGTCTGACCGGTCTGGAACACGAAAAACTGCTGACCGAGTATCAGGAAATCCTGACTCAGATCGGCGAGCTGATCCGCATCCTCAACAGCTCCACGCGCCTGATGGAAGTCATCCGCGAAGAGCTGGAACTGATCCGTGCCGAATACGGCGATGTCCGCCGCACCGAGATTCTCGATGCGCGTCTGGACCTGACCCTGGGCGACATGATTCCGGAAGAAGAGCGGGTCGTGACCATCTCCCACGGTGGTTATGCGAAGACTCAACCGCTGGCCGTCTATCAGGCTCAGCGTCGCGGCGGCAAAGGCAAATCCGCTACCGGCGTCAAGGATGAGGACTACATCGCTCACCTGCTGGTCGCCAACAGCCACACCACGCTGCTGATGTTCTCCAGCAAGGGCAAGGTGTACTGGCTCAAGACCTACGAGATTCCGGAAGCGTCCCGCGCGGCCCGTGGTCGTCCGCTGGTCAACCTGCTGCCGTTGAGCGAAGGCGAATACATCACCACCATGCTGCCGGTCGATCTGGAAGCCATGCGCAAGCAGGCTGACGAAGAAGAGGCCGAAGGCGTGGAAACCGATGTCGAAGACATCGAGAACAGCAACGAGACCGAAGAAGAGCGCAAGGCGCGTATCAAGGCCGCAGACAAGAAGAAGGCTCCGTTCATCTTCATGTCTACCGCCAACGGTACGGTCAAGAAGACCCCGCTGGTGGCGTTCAGCCGTCAGCGCAGCGTCGGTCTGATCGCGCTGGAGCTGGACGAAGGCGACATCCTGATTTCCGCAGCCATCACCGACGGCGAGCAGGAAATCATGCTGTTCTCCGACGGCGGCAAGGTCACCCGCTTCAAGGAATCCGACGTTCGCGCCATGGGCCGTACGGCGCGCGGTGTGCGTGGCATGCGTCTGGCCGAAGGGCAGAAGCTGATTTCCATGCTGATCCCGGAAGAAGGCAGCGAGATTCTCACCGCCTCCGAACGTGGCTATGGCAAGCGCACGGCAATCACTGAGTTCCCTGAATACAAGCGTGGCGGTCAGGGCGTTATTGCCATGGTCAGCAACGAGCGTAACGGCCGTCTGGTCGGCGCGGTTCAGGTGCAGGACGGCGAAGAGATCATGCTGATCTCCGACCAGGGCACCCTGGTTCGCACCCGTGTCGACGAAGTGTCGAGTCTGGGCCGTAACACCCAGGGCGTGACCCTGATCAAACTGGCGAAAGACGAGAAACTGGTCGGCCTGGAGCGTGTTCAGGAGCCGTCCGAAGTCGAAGGTGAAGAGCTCGAAGGCGAAGCGTTGGACGGCGACGTGCTGGACGGCGAGCTTGCCAATCTGTCCGAGGCTGACGCTGACGAATCGGCCAGCGATCTGCAAGCCGATGCTGCTTCCGACGAAGAACCGCAGGACTGATAGACGTTGTACTTGAGGGCCCTTGCAGGGCCCTCTTGGCTTTGGCCAGCCCTTGCGCAACACGCCTGGTGGCCAGGCCGTTTCGAATTCTACGAGTTGACGAGAGTGGATATGAGCAAGCGAGCCTTTAACTTCTGCGCCGGTCCTGCCGCGCTTCCTGATGCTGTTCTGCAACGCGCCCAGGCTGAAATGCTGGATTGGCACGGCAAGGGCTTGTCAGTGATGGAGATGAGTCATCGCAGCGACGACTACACCGCCATCGCCGAAAAGGCCGAACAAGACCTGCGCGAGCTGCTGTCCGTCCCCTCCAACTACAAAATCCTCTTCCTGCAAGGTGGCGCGAGCCAGCAATTCGCTGAGATTCCGCTGAACCTGCTGCCGGAAAACGGCACGGCCGATTACATCGAAACCGGCATCTGGTCGAAAAAGGCCATTGAAGAAGCCCGTCGCTTCGGCAACGTCAACGTTGCGGCCAGCGCCAAACCGTTCGATTACCTGGCGATCCCTGGCCAGAACGAATGGAACCTGACCAAAAACGCCGCTTATGTTCACTATGCTTCCAACGAAACCATTGGCGGCCTGCAATTTGACTGGGTGCCTGAGACTGGCGACGTTCCGCTGGTGGTCGACATGTCTTCGGACATCCTGTCGCGCCCGATCGACGTCTCGCAGTTCGGCCTGATCTACGCCGGTGCCCAGAAAAACATCGGCCCGAGCGGCCTGGTGGTGGTGATCGTTCGCGAAGACCTGCTGGGCCGTGCCCGCAGCAGCTGCCCGACGATGCTCGATTACAAGATCTCCGCCGACAACGGCTCGATGTACAACACCCCGGCCACCTATTCCTGGTACTTGTCGGGCCTCGTTTTCGAGTGGCTGAAAGAGCAGGGCGGTGTTGATGCGATGGAGAAGCGCAATCGGGCGAAGAAAGACCGTCTGTACGGTTTCATCGATGCCAGCGATTTCTACACCAACCCGATCAGTCACAACGCCCGTTCGTGGATGAACGTGCCGTTCCGTCTGGCGGACGAGCGTCTGGACAAGGCGTTCCTGGCCGGTGCCGAAGAGCGTGCGCTGCTCAACCTCAAGGGTCACCGTTCGGTGGGCGGCATGCGCGCCTCGATCTATAACGCCCTGGGCCTGGACGCCGTCGAAGCGCTGGTGGCCTACATGGCTGAATTCGAGAAGGAACACGGCTGATGTCTGAACAAGAACTCAAGGCGCTGCGCGTGCGCATCGACAGCCTGGACGAAAAAGTCCTGGAGCTGATCAGCGAACGTGCTCGCTGCGCGCAGGAAGTGGCGCGTGTGAAAATGGCCAGCCTGGCAGAGGGCGAGGAGCCGGTGTTCTACCGCCCCGAGCGTGAAGCCGCTGTGTTGAAGCGCGTCATGGAGCGCAACCGTGGCCCGCTGAGCAACGAAGAGATGGCGCGGCTGTTCCGCGAAATCATGTCGTCCTGCCTGGCGCTGGAGCAGCCGCTGAAGGTCGCGTATCTCGGTCCTGAAGGCACGTTCACGCAGGCGGCGGCGCTGAAACACTTCGGGCATGCCGTGATCAGCAAGCCGATGGCCGCTATCGACGAAGTGTTCCGCGAAGTGGCCGCCGGTGCAGTCAACTTCGGTGTGGTCCCAGTGGAAAACTCCACCGAAGGCGCGGTCAACCACACGCTGGACAGCTTCCTCGAACACGACATGGTCATCTGTGGTGAAGTCGAGTTGCGCATTCACCATCACTTGCTGGTGGGCGAAAACACCAAGACCGACAGCATCAGCCGCATTTATTCCCACGCTCAGTCGCTGGCCCAGTGCCGCAAGTGGCTGGACGCGCATTACCCGAACGTCGAGCGTGTCGCGGTTTCCAGCAACGCCGAAGCCGCCAAGCGCGTGAAGGGCGAGTGGAACTCCGCGGCCATCGCGGGTGACATGTCTGCGGGCTTGTACAACCTCACCCGCATCGCCGAGAAGATCGAAGACCGTCCGGATAACTCGACGCGCTTCCTGATGATCGGCAACCAGGAAGTGCCACCGACCGGCGACGACAAGACGTCGATCATCGTGTCGATGAGCAACAAGCCTGGTGCGTTGCATGAGTTGCTGGTGCCTTTTCATGAGAACGGCATCGACCTGACCCGTATCGAGACCCGGCCTTCGCGCAGCGGTAAGTGGACCTACGTATTCTTCATCGATTTCGTCGGCCATCACCGGGACCCGCTGATCAAGGCGGTGCTTGAGCGGATCAGCCAGGAAGCCGTGGCGCTCAAGGTGCTGGGTTCCTATCCGAAAGCCGTTCTCTAAGCGGCGCTGATCGCACACGATTTCTGTAGCAGCCCGGCTTGTCGGCGGTGACGGACTTGAAATCGCCACCGTCTCTGCGCCGGGTTGCCTCGGCCTGGGACTGCGCGATTGTTGTTTTACTAAGAGGTAATGCGGTAAATGAGCGGCGACTTCCTCGCGCTGGCACAGGCCGGTGTGCAAAAACTATCGCCTTATGTTCCCGGCAAGCCGGTGGACGAACTGGCGCGTGAACTGGATATCGATCCGGCTCGCATCATCAAACTGGCCAGCAACGAAAACCCGCTGGGCGGCAGTCCGAAGGCGCTGACAGCGATTCGTGAAGCGCTGGCCGAGCTGACCCGTTACCCCGATGGCAACGGCTTTGACCTCAAGCAGTTGCTGGCCGAGCGTTGCAGCGTCAAACCCAATCAAGTGACGCTGGGCAACGGCTCCAACGACATCCTCGAAATCGTCGCCCGTGCCTACCTGGCTCCCGGCCTTAACGCGGTGTTCAGCGAACACGCCTTCGCGATCTACCCGATTGTCACCCAGGCCGTCGGCGCCGATGCTCGCGTGGCAAAAGCCAAGGATTGGGGGCATGACCTCCCGGCCATGCTCGCCGCCATCGACAGCAACACTCGCGTGGTCTTCATCGCTAACCCGAACAACCCGACCGGCACCTGGTTTGGACCGCAGGCGCTGGCCGATTTTCTCGCCGCCGTGCCCAAAGACGTGCTGGTGGTGCTGGACGAGGCCTACATCGAGTACGCCTCAGGAATTGAGTTACCGGACGGCCTGAGTTTCCTGGCCGACCACCCGAACCTGCTGGTGTCGCGGACCTTTTCCAAGGCTTACGGCCTCGCGTCCTTGCGTGTGGGCTACGGCCTGTCTTCACCTGTCGTGGCCGACGTACTGAACCGTGTTCGTCAGCCGTTCAACGTCAACAGCCTCGCGCTGGTCGGAGCCTGTGCCGCGCTGGACGATGTGGCGTTCGTTGCAGAGAGTCGTCGTCTGAATGAAGCCGGCATGCAGCAACTGGAAGACGGTCTGCGCCAAATGGGCCTGGGCTGGATTCCGTCCAGGGCCAACTTCATCGCGGTCGATCTGGGCCGTGAAGCGGGCTCCGTTTATGAAGGTCTGCTGCGCGAGGGCGTGATCGTGCGTCCGGTGGCGGGTTACGGCATGCCCAACCACCTGCGCGTCAGCATTGGTCTGCCCGCCGAGAACACCCGCTTCCTTGAAGCCTTGAGCAAGGTTCTGGCGCGTGGTTGATGTCATGTCGGATGTCACGGCAGTGCAATCGACTGCGCCTATGATCGGCCGCCTGGTGGTGGTCGGACTCGGTTTGATCGGGGGGTCGTTCGCCAAAGGTTTGAAAGAAAGCGGCCTGTGTCGCGAGGTGGTCGGCGTCGATCTCGACCCGCAATCGCGCAAGCTGGCCGTCGAACTGGGTGTCGTTGATCGCTGTGAAGACCATCTTGCTGCCGCCTGCGTCGGTGCCGATGTCATTCAATTGGCCGTGCCGATCCTGGCGATGGAAAAACTGCTGGGCGTACTCGCCACCCTCGACCTCGGTGATGCCGTGCTGACCGACGTGGGCAGCGCCAAAGGCAATGTCGTGCGCGCCGCTCGCGAGGTGTTCGGCGCGATGCCTGCGCGTTTTGTGCCGGGCCACCCGATTGCCGGGTCCGAGCAGAGCGGTGTCGAGGCCTCGAATGCCCAGTTGTTCCGTCGTCACAAGGTCATCCTCACCCCGCTGCCTGAAACCGATCCCGCTGCGTTGGCGCTCGTTGACCGGATGTGGTCGGCGTTGGGGGCTGATGTCGAGCACATGCAAGTCGAGCGACACGACGAAGTGCTGGCCGCGACGAGCCATCTGCCACATTTGCTGGCCTTTGGTCTGGTGGATTCGTTGGCCAAGCGCAACGAAAACCTGGAAATCTTCCGCTACGCAGCGGGCGGTTTCCGCGACTTCACCCGAATCGCGGGCAGTGATCCGGTCATGTGGCACGACATCTTCCTCGCCAACCGCGAGGCCGTGCTGCGTACCCTGGACACTTTCCGTCATGACCTCGATGCATTGCGGGACGCCGTGGATGCGGGCGACGGCCATCAACTGCTCGGCGTATTCACCCGTGCTCGCGTGGCTCGCGAACATTTCGGCAAGATCCTCGCACGCCGCGCTTATGTCGAGAAAGTGGCTGCGGATGACCTGACGTTTGTGGCTCAGCCGGGCGGCAGCGTGCGTGGCCAGATCCGTGTGCCGGGCGACAAATCGATATCCCACCGCGCAATCATGCTGGGTTCCCTCGCCGAAGGCACCACGGAAGTCGACGGCTTCCTCGAAGGCGAAGACGCGTTGGCTACGTTGCAGGCCTTCCGCGACATGGGTGTGGTCATTGAAGGCCCGCACCATGGGCGTTTGACCATTCACGGTGTTGGCCTCAACGGGCTGAAGCCTGCGCCGGGTCCTATCTATCTCGGCAATTCCGGCACCTCGATGCGCCTGCTTTCCGGCTTGCTGGCGGCGCAGCGTTTCGACAGCGTGCTGACGGGCGACGTGTCGTTGTCCAAACGTCCGATGGGGCGTGTTGCTGAGCCGTTGCGGGAAATGGGTGCCGTGATCGACACCGCCGCTGACGGTCGCCCACCGCTGACCATTCGCGGCGGCCAATCGTTGAAAGGCATCTCTTACGTGACGCCGATGGCCAGTGCACAGGTCAAATCCTGTCTGTTGTTGGCCGGCTTATATGCCAGCGGCACGACGACAGTCACCGAGCCCGCACCCACCCGTGACCACACTGAGCGTATGCTGCGTGGCTTTGGTTATCCGGTTTCAGGTAATGGTGCGACAGCGTCGGTCGAAGCGGGCAGTACGCTCAAGGCGACCCGCATCGAAGTGCCCGCCGACATTTCATCGGCGGCGTTTTTTCTGGTGGCGGCATCGATTGCCGAGGGTTCCGACCTGTTGCTCGAACACGTGGGCGTCAACCCGACGCGCACTGGCGTGATCGACATCTTGCGCCTGATGGGCGCGGACATTTCCGTGCAGAACTTGCGAGAAGTGGGTGGCGAACCGGTGGCCGATCTGCGGGTACGTCACGCGGCACTCAAGGGGATCGTGATTCCCGAGGCGCTGGTGCCGCTGGCCATCGACGAATTCCCGGTGATCTTCGTCGCGGCTGCCTGTGCGCAGGGGCGTACGGTGTTGCGCGGGGCGCAGGAATTGCGCGTCAAGGAATCCGACCGCCTCCAGGTCATGGCCGAAGGTCTGGCCGCCTTGGGTGTGAGGGTTGAACCGACCGCCGATGGCCTCATTATTGAAGGCAGCAAGATCAGCGGCGGTGAAGTCAACGGTCATGGTGATCATCGTATTGCCATGGCTTTCAGTATCGCGTCGTTGCGCGCGTCAGCCCCGATTCGTATCCGGGACTGCGCCAATGTGGCGACTTCTTTCCCCAATTTCCTGGCGCTCTGCGGCCAGGTGGGTATTCGTGTAGCGCAAGAGGGGCAATCGTGAAAGCTCAAGCTCCGGTCATTACGATCGACGGACCAAGCGGTTCCGGAAAAGGAACAGTAGCCGGTCTGCTGGCCAAGCGTCTGGGTTGGTGCTTGCTGGATTCAGGCGCGCTGTATCGTCTGCTGGCATTTGCGGCCCGCAATCATGGGGTCGATCTGACCAACGAAGAAGCGCTCAAGCTGCTGGCGGCGCACCTGGACGTGCAATTCGAGGCCGCGACCGGCGATCACGGTCAGCGCATCATTCTCGAAGGCGAAGAAGTGACTCTGGCGATCCGCAACGAGCAGATTGGCAGTGGCGCCTCGCAGGTGGCTTCGCTGCCCGCGGTGCGTGAAGCGCTGCTCCAGCGCCAGCGTGCGTTTCAGGAGTTTCCGGGGCTGATCGCCGACGGCCGCGACATGGGCACGGTGGTCTTTCCCGCCGCGCCGCTGAAGATTTTCCTGACGGCCAGTGCCGAAGAGCGTGCCCGTCGCCGATATTTGCAGTTGAAGGCGAAAGGGGACGATGTTAGTCTGTCGAGTCTGCTAGATGAGATACGTGTCCGCGACGAGCGCGACACCCAGCGAGCGGTAGCCCCGCTCAAACCGGCGCATGACGCCATCCAGCTGGATTCCACCGAATTGTCCATCGAGCAGGTGCTGGAACGCATCCTGAGTGAAGTCGCGCTTCGCGATCTCGCTGGATGACCAAGGAGCCATGTGGGAGACCAGTCACAGTCCCGCAGGCTTCCTTTCATATGAACGAAACCCACGTTGTCTGGAGCGTGGCAGATAGGCGGATTCTTCGCCTTTATCAACAGGAATTAAAATGAGCGAAAGCTTTGCAGAACTCTTTGAAGAAAGCCTGAAAACCCTCAATCTTCAGCCGGGTGCGATCATCACCGGTATCGTTGTCGACATCGACGGCGACTGGGTTACCGTACACGCTGGCCTGAAGTCCGAGGGCGTCATCCCGCTCGAGCAGTTCTACAACGATGCTGGCGAACTGACCATCAAGGTCGGTGACGAAGTACACGTTGCGCTGGACGCGGTCGAAGACGGATTTGGCGAAACCAAACTGTCCCGCGAAAAAGCCAAGCGTGCTGAGTGCTGGATCGTTCTGGAAGCCGCTTTCGCAGCTGAAGAAGTGGTCAAGGGCGTTATCAACGGTAAGGTTAAAGGCGGCTTCACTGTCGACGTTAACGGCATCCGTGCGTTCCTGCCAGGTTCTCTGGTTGACGTCCGTCCAGTGCGCGACACCACGCACCTGGAAGGCAAAGAGCTGGAATTCAAGGTCATCAAGCTGGACCAGAAGCGCAACAACGTTGTCGTTTCCCGTCGCAGCGTCCTGGAAGCCGAGAACAGCGCCGAGCGCGAAGCTCTGCTGGAATCCCTGCAGGAAGGTCAGCAAGTCAAAGGTATCGTCAAGAACCTCACCGATTACGGCGCATTCGTCGATCTGGGTGGCGTCGATGGCCTGCTGCACATCACCGACATGGCCTGGAAGCGCATCAAGCATCCATCGGAAATCGTCAACGTTGGCGATGAGATCGATGTAAAAGTCCTGAAGTACGATCGTGAACGCAATCGTGTTTCCCTGGGCCTGAAGCAACTGGGTGAAGACCCATGGGTTGCTATCAAGGCACGTTACCCAGAAGGCACTCGCGTCACTGCACGCGTTACCAACCTGACCGACTACGGCTGCTTCGCAGAGCTGGAAGAAGGCGTGGAAGGCCTGGTACACGTTTCCGAAATGGACTGGACCAACAAGAACATCCACCCTTCGAAAGTCGTACAAGTCGGCGACGAAGTGGAAGTCATGGTTCTGGACATCGACGAAGAGCGTCGTCGTATCTCCCTGGGCATCAAGCAGTGCAAATCTAACCCATGGGAAGATTTCTCTGGCCAGTTCAACAAGGGCGACAAGATCTCCGGCACCATCAAGTCGATCACCGATTTCGGTATCTTCATTGGTCTGGACGGCGGCATCGACGGTCTGGTTCACCTGTCCGACATCTCCTGGAACGAAGTGGGCGAAGAAGCCGTGCGTCGCTTCAAGAAGGGCGACGAGCTCGACACCGTGATCCTGTCGGTTGATCCTGAGCGTGAGCGTATCTCGCTGGGTATCAAGCAGCTGGAAAGCGATCCGTTCTCCGAGTACGTCACTGTCAATGACAAAGGCGCTATCGTTCGCGGTACCGTTAAAGAAGTTGACGCCAAAGGCGCCATCATCACTCTGGCCGACGACATCGAAGCCACTCTGAAAGCTTCCGAAATCAGCCGTGACCGCGTTGAAGACGCGCGTAACGTTCTGAAGGAAGGCGAAGAGATCGAAGCCAAGATCATCAGCGTTGACCGTAAGAGCCGCGTAATCAGCTTGTCCATCAAGTCGAAAGACGTTGAAGACGAGAAAGAAGCGATTCAGAGCCTGCGTAGCAAGCCTGAAACCGCTGAGAACACAGGTCCTACCACTCTGGGTGACCTGCTGCGTGCTCAAATGGAAAAACAGAACTGAGTTCTGTCTGACCATTGAAAAAGGGCGACTTCGGTCGCCCTTTTTTGTGGGCGATGGTTTATGTGG
It contains:
- the mtnA gene encoding S-methyl-5-thioribose-1-phosphate isomerase, whose amino-acid sequence is MRDQLLAAEKVKAIEWRDGTLYLLDQRVLPFEQTWLAYHTAEGVAEAIRTMVVRGAPAIGIAAAYGLVLGVFERYAQGGHWQMALEEDFDLLVNARPTAVNLFWALNRMRERLYRIKEGDDPRPAMEAEAAAIHLSDREANLTMAQLGVDLIRKHQGNLQTVLTHCNAGALATGGFGTALGVIRAAYIEGMIERVYADETRPWLQGSRLTAWELANEGIPVTVTVDSAAAHLMKTKGLTWVIVGADRITANGDVANKIGTYQLAVAAMHHGVRFMVVAPSSTIDLNLATGEDIPLEERDGSEILNVGGQRLGAEVDAFNPVFDVTPADLIDAIVTEKGIVERPDTAKIAQLMCRKRLH
- the gyrA gene encoding DNA gyrase subunit A; amino-acid sequence: MGELAKEILPVNIEDELKQSYLDYAMSVIVGRALPDARDGLKPVHRRVLYAMSELGNDWNKPYKKSARVVGDVIGKYHPHGDTAVYDTIVRMAQPFSLRYLLVDGQGNFGSVDGDNAAAMRYTEVRMTKLAHELLADLHKETVDWVPNYDGTEQIPAVMPTRIPNLLVNGSSGIAVGMATNIPPHNLGEVIDGCLALIDNGDLTVDELMQYIPGPDFPTAGIINGRAGIVEAYKTGRGRIYMRARSLVEDIDKVGGRQQIVITELPYQLNKARLIEKIAELVKEKKLEGITELRDESDKDGMRVVIELRRGEVPEVILNNLYAQTQLQSVFGINIVALIDGRPRILNLKDLLEAFIRHRREVVTRRTVFELRKARERGHILEGQAVALSNIDPVIELIKASPTPAEAKEGLINTPWESSAVVEMVERAGAESSRPENLDPQYGLRDGKYFLSPEQAQAILELRLHRLTGLEHEKLLTEYQEILTQIGELIRILNSSTRLMEVIREELELIRAEYGDVRRTEILDARLDLTLGDMIPEEERVVTISHGGYAKTQPLAVYQAQRRGGKGKSATGVKDEDYIAHLLVANSHTTLLMFSSKGKVYWLKTYEIPEASRAARGRPLVNLLPLSEGEYITTMLPVDLEAMRKQADEEEAEGVETDVEDIENSNETEEERKARIKAADKKKAPFIFMSTANGTVKKTPLVAFSRQRSVGLIALELDEGDILISAAITDGEQEIMLFSDGGKVTRFKESDVRAMGRTARGVRGMRLAEGQKLISMLIPEEGSEILTASERGYGKRTAITEFPEYKRGGQGVIAMVSNERNGRLVGAVQVQDGEEIMLISDQGTLVRTRVDEVSSLGRNTQGVTLIKLAKDEKLVGLERVQEPSEVEGEELEGEALDGDVLDGELANLSEADADESASDLQADAASDEEPQD
- the serC gene encoding 3-phosphoserine/phosphohydroxythreonine transaminase, with the translated sequence MSKRAFNFCAGPAALPDAVLQRAQAEMLDWHGKGLSVMEMSHRSDDYTAIAEKAEQDLRELLSVPSNYKILFLQGGASQQFAEIPLNLLPENGTADYIETGIWSKKAIEEARRFGNVNVAASAKPFDYLAIPGQNEWNLTKNAAYVHYASNETIGGLQFDWVPETGDVPLVVDMSSDILSRPIDVSQFGLIYAGAQKNIGPSGLVVVIVREDLLGRARSSCPTMLDYKISADNGSMYNTPATYSWYLSGLVFEWLKEQGGVDAMEKRNRAKKDRLYGFIDASDFYTNPISHNARSWMNVPFRLADERLDKAFLAGAEERALLNLKGHRSVGGMRASIYNALGLDAVEALVAYMAEFEKEHG
- the pheA gene encoding prephenate dehydratase, with product MSEQELKALRVRIDSLDEKVLELISERARCAQEVARVKMASLAEGEEPVFYRPEREAAVLKRVMERNRGPLSNEEMARLFREIMSSCLALEQPLKVAYLGPEGTFTQAAALKHFGHAVISKPMAAIDEVFREVAAGAVNFGVVPVENSTEGAVNHTLDSFLEHDMVICGEVELRIHHHLLVGENTKTDSISRIYSHAQSLAQCRKWLDAHYPNVERVAVSSNAEAAKRVKGEWNSAAIAGDMSAGLYNLTRIAEKIEDRPDNSTRFLMIGNQEVPPTGDDKTSIIVSMSNKPGALHELLVPFHENGIDLTRIETRPSRSGKWTYVFFIDFVGHHRDPLIKAVLERISQEAVALKVLGSYPKAVL
- the hisC gene encoding histidinol-phosphate transaminase, with the protein product MSGDFLALAQAGVQKLSPYVPGKPVDELARELDIDPARIIKLASNENPLGGSPKALTAIREALAELTRYPDGNGFDLKQLLAERCSVKPNQVTLGNGSNDILEIVARAYLAPGLNAVFSEHAFAIYPIVTQAVGADARVAKAKDWGHDLPAMLAAIDSNTRVVFIANPNNPTGTWFGPQALADFLAAVPKDVLVVLDEAYIEYASGIELPDGLSFLADHPNLLVSRTFSKAYGLASLRVGYGLSSPVVADVLNRVRQPFNVNSLALVGACAALDDVAFVAESRRLNEAGMQQLEDGLRQMGLGWIPSRANFIAVDLGREAGSVYEGLLREGVIVRPVAGYGMPNHLRVSIGLPAENTRFLEALSKVLARG